From a region of the Hemibagrus wyckioides isolate EC202008001 linkage group LG06, SWU_Hwy_1.0, whole genome shotgun sequence genome:
- the esrrgb gene encoding estrogen-related receptor gamma b isoform X2: MIPISGHCPAFIKAEPASPASMMQHSPEGSSSDSYGSLTRSHRGGVASPGSYHTSGAELRSDSVPGLQVKSEFEASSGPKRMCLVCGDVASGFHYGVASCEACKAFFKRTIQGSIEYTCPASSECEITKRRRKSCQACRFTKCIKVGMLREGVRLDRVRGGRQKYKRTIESNSNSYLNMQLPQTHKRIRTESYIVENKVVSHLLGAEPEKVYAMPDPTLPDDDIKALTTLCDLADRELVLNIGWAKNLPGFSSLSLPDQMRLLQSAWMEILILRVVFRSLDAQDSLVFAEDYVMDAEQAKRTGLLELHTAILQLVRKYRAMGLEKEEFVTLKAIALANSDSLHIEDVEAVQRLQDCVHEALQDYERHHHGDDPRRAGKLIMTLPLLRQTSAKAVQYFCSIKQDGRVPMHKLFLELLEANTQPSP; encoded by the exons ATGATACCCATCAGCGGTCATTGCCCCGCCTTCATCAAAGCCGAGCCTGCGAGCCCCGCCTCCATGATGCAGCACAGCCCCGAAGGATCGTCGTCGGACAGCTACGGCTCCTTAACCCGGAGTCACCGTGGGGGCGTGGCCTCACCAGGTTCATATCATACCTCAGGGGCGGAGCTTAGGTCCGATTCGGTTCCCGGGCTGCAGGTGAAGAGCGAGTTTGAAGCGAGCTCGGGGCCCAAGCgcatgtgtttggtgtgtggaGACGTCGCGTCTGGGTTTCATTATGGCGTGGCGTCCTGTGAGGCCTGCAAAGCCTTCTTCAAACGTACTATTCAAG gCAGTATTGAGTACACATGTCCGGCGAGCAGTGAGTGTGAGATTActaagaggaggaggaaatcCTGCCAGGCCTGTCGCTTCACCAAGTGCATCAAAGTGGGCAtgctgagagagg gtgtgcgcCTAGACAGAGTTCGAGGAGGTCGTCAGAAATACAAACGCACCATAGAATCCAACAGCAACTCTTACCTCAACATGCAgttaccacaaacacacaagagaATACGCACAG AGTCCTACATCGTTGAGAACAAGGTGGTGTCTCACCTGTTGGGGGCGGAGCCAGAGAAGGTGTATGCCATGCCTGACCCCACCCTCCCTGATGATGACATCAAAGCTTTGACCACGCTGTGTGATCTCGCTGATCGTGAACTGGTGCTGAACATTGGCTGGGCCAAAAACCTtccag GTTtctccagtctctctctgcCAGACCAGATGCGTCTCCTGCAGAGTGCATGGATGGAGATCCTGATCCTACGTGTGGTCTTCCGTTCGCTGGATGCTCAGGACAGCCTGGTGTTCGCCGAGGACTACGTGATGGACGCCGAGCAGGCAAAACGAACCGGTCTGCTCGAGCTCCACACGGCCATACTGCAGCTCGTCAGGAAGTACAGAGCCATGGGCCTGGAGAAAGAGGAGTTTGTCACGCTCAAGGCCATCGCGCTCGCCAACTCCG aCTCTTTGCATATCGAGGATGTCGAGGCAGTGCAGAGGCTGCAGGACTGTGTGCACGAAGCTCTTCAGGACTACGAACGGCATCACCACGGCGATGACCCGCGGCGGGCGGGCAAACTGATCATGACCCTCCCCCTGCTGCGGCAGACCTCGGCTAAGGCCGTGCAGTACTTCTGCAGCATCAAGCAGGATGGCCGGGTTCCCATGCACAAACTCTTCCTGGAGCTGCTGGAGGCCAACACCCAGCCCTCGCCCTGA
- the esrrgb gene encoding estrogen-related receptor gamma b isoform X1: MDLMELYQRDYLDMIPISGHCPAFIKAEPASPASMMQHSPEGSSSDSYGSLTRSHRGGVASPGSYHTSGAELRSDSVPGLQVKSEFEASSGPKRMCLVCGDVASGFHYGVASCEACKAFFKRTIQGSIEYTCPASSECEITKRRRKSCQACRFTKCIKVGMLREGVRLDRVRGGRQKYKRTIESNSNSYLNMQLPQTHKRIRTESYIVENKVVSHLLGAEPEKVYAMPDPTLPDDDIKALTTLCDLADRELVLNIGWAKNLPGFSSLSLPDQMRLLQSAWMEILILRVVFRSLDAQDSLVFAEDYVMDAEQAKRTGLLELHTAILQLVRKYRAMGLEKEEFVTLKAIALANSDSLHIEDVEAVQRLQDCVHEALQDYERHHHGDDPRRAGKLIMTLPLLRQTSAKAVQYFCSIKQDGRVPMHKLFLELLEANTQPSP; the protein is encoded by the exons CTACCTGGATATGATACCCATCAGCGGTCATTGCCCCGCCTTCATCAAAGCCGAGCCTGCGAGCCCCGCCTCCATGATGCAGCACAGCCCCGAAGGATCGTCGTCGGACAGCTACGGCTCCTTAACCCGGAGTCACCGTGGGGGCGTGGCCTCACCAGGTTCATATCATACCTCAGGGGCGGAGCTTAGGTCCGATTCGGTTCCCGGGCTGCAGGTGAAGAGCGAGTTTGAAGCGAGCTCGGGGCCCAAGCgcatgtgtttggtgtgtggaGACGTCGCGTCTGGGTTTCATTATGGCGTGGCGTCCTGTGAGGCCTGCAAAGCCTTCTTCAAACGTACTATTCAAG gCAGTATTGAGTACACATGTCCGGCGAGCAGTGAGTGTGAGATTActaagaggaggaggaaatcCTGCCAGGCCTGTCGCTTCACCAAGTGCATCAAAGTGGGCAtgctgagagagg gtgtgcgcCTAGACAGAGTTCGAGGAGGTCGTCAGAAATACAAACGCACCATAGAATCCAACAGCAACTCTTACCTCAACATGCAgttaccacaaacacacaagagaATACGCACAG AGTCCTACATCGTTGAGAACAAGGTGGTGTCTCACCTGTTGGGGGCGGAGCCAGAGAAGGTGTATGCCATGCCTGACCCCACCCTCCCTGATGATGACATCAAAGCTTTGACCACGCTGTGTGATCTCGCTGATCGTGAACTGGTGCTGAACATTGGCTGGGCCAAAAACCTtccag GTTtctccagtctctctctgcCAGACCAGATGCGTCTCCTGCAGAGTGCATGGATGGAGATCCTGATCCTACGTGTGGTCTTCCGTTCGCTGGATGCTCAGGACAGCCTGGTGTTCGCCGAGGACTACGTGATGGACGCCGAGCAGGCAAAACGAACCGGTCTGCTCGAGCTCCACACGGCCATACTGCAGCTCGTCAGGAAGTACAGAGCCATGGGCCTGGAGAAAGAGGAGTTTGTCACGCTCAAGGCCATCGCGCTCGCCAACTCCG aCTCTTTGCATATCGAGGATGTCGAGGCAGTGCAGAGGCTGCAGGACTGTGTGCACGAAGCTCTTCAGGACTACGAACGGCATCACCACGGCGATGACCCGCGGCGGGCGGGCAAACTGATCATGACCCTCCCCCTGCTGCGGCAGACCTCGGCTAAGGCCGTGCAGTACTTCTGCAGCATCAAGCAGGATGGCCGGGTTCCCATGCACAAACTCTTCCTGGAGCTGCTGGAGGCCAACACCCAGCCCTCGCCCTGA
- the LOC131354084 gene encoding tripartite motif-containing protein 16-like protein, whose translation MAEASISVDQLSVDQFICPVCLDLLKNPVAIPCGHSFCKVCINGCWDQEDQSGVYRCPQCRDTFTPRPVLRRNNMLAEVVEKLKKKTEVQAASPAHCYTGPGESADDLMHLSHVMWLIVLLCLAYFMCPTSLNKNDRNGLEKDKLEKASEKICPEHDKLNEIYCRTDQSFICYLCTMDKHKGHDTVPAVSERAKKQSELKEEQMKFQQRIQEKQKKVQELKQTVNSMKISAQTAVDDSEMIFTEMISSMEKKCSEVTELIRAQEKAELSRAERLLEQLEQEIADLQKRDTEMEQLSHTHDHIHFLQSFQSLRVSSGRDDSSSITVHQHLSFDGVRKSLSDLKKRLEEIFQEEFIKIPECAAAVQMILPSEPKSREDFLQYFCDLTLDPNTVHYYLILSEKNRAVKSSERKQRYSDHPERFDIYSQVLSKESVCGRCYWEVEWSSEGCVEISVSYKDISRKGPGNKCVFGRNNQSWSLECSSSSLYFYHNYIKTDLRVPSSSRIGVYVDHSAGTLSFYSVSDPMKLLHRVHTTFTQPLYAGFWLSVSKKSDVRLNKNLLM comes from the exons ATGGCAGAGGCCAGTATTTCAGTAGATCAGCTTTCAGTGGATCAGTTtatctgtccagtgtgtctggatctcctgaagAATCCGGTGGCTATCccctgtggtcacagtttctgtaaggtgtgtattaatggctgctgggatcaggaggatcagaGTGGAGTTTATAGAtgtcctcagtgcagagacactttcactccaaggcctgttctacgcagaaacaacatgctggctgaagtggtggagaaactgaagaagaagactgaagtccaagctgcttctcctgctcactgttacactggaccTGGGGAGTCTGCAGATGATCTGATGCATCTGTCCCATGTGATGTGGCTGATTGTTCTGTTGTGTCTGGCCTACTTTATGTGTCCTACCTCCTTAAACAAAAATGATAGAAATGGTTTGGAAAAGGACAAGTTAGAAAAAGCTTCTGAAAAGATCTGCCCTGAACATGATAAACTGAACGAGATCTACTGTCGTACTGACCAGAGCTTCATCTGTTATCTGTGTACGATGGACAAACACAAAGGTCATGACACTGTTCCTGCTGTATCAGAGAGAGCTAAAAAACAG agtgagttaaaggaggagcagatgaaattccagcagagaatccaggagaagcagaagaaggtgcaggagctgaaacagactgtgaaCAGCATGAAG atcagtgcacagacagcagtagatgacagtgagatgatctttactgagatgatcagctccatggagaaaaagtgctcggaggtgacggagctgatcagagctcaggagaaggctgaactgagtcgagctgaacgactcctggagcaactggagcaggagattgctgatcttcagaagagagacactgagatggagcagctttcacacacacatgatcacatccacttcctccag agtTTCCAGTCTCTCCGTGTCTCTTCTGGACGTGACGACTCATCCAGCATCACTGTCCATCAACATCTCtcatttgatggagtgaggaaatctctctctgatctgaaaaagagactgGAGGAAATCTTCCAGGAGGAATTCATCAAAATCCCTGAATGTG ctgcagcagttcagatgATTTTACCCTCAGAACCAAAGAGCAGAGAAGATTTTCTGCAGT ATTTCTGtgatctgactctggatcccaacacagtacattattacctcattctgtctgagaagaacagagcggtgaagagcagtgagagaaagcagcgatactctgatcatccagagagatttgacaTCTACAGTCAGGTGTTgagtaaggagagtgtgtgtggacgctgttactgggaggtggagtggagcagtgagggatgtgtggaaatatcagtctcatataaagacatcagcaggaaaggaccgggtaataagtgtgtgtttggacgcaacaatcagtcctggagtctggaatgttcttcttcttctctttatttctaTCACAACTACATTAagactgatctcagagttccatcatcctccagaataggagtttatgtggatcacagtgcaggaactctgtccttctacagcgtctctgaccccatgaagctcctccacagagtccacaccacattcactcagcctctatacgCTGGATTCTGGCTCAGCGTTAGTAAAAAATCAGATGtgagattaaataaaaatttactaATGTGA